A stretch of Desulfitobacterium dichloroeliminans LMG P-21439 DNA encodes these proteins:
- the yidD gene encoding membrane protein insertion efficiency factor YidD — MKAILVGLIRFYQRFISPLKRPSCRFYPTCSEYSIQALQKYGVIKGSWKSLVRISKCHPFHPGGYDPV, encoded by the coding sequence ATGAAAGCTATTTTGGTTGGATTAATTCGGTTTTATCAACGATTTATTTCTCCTTTAAAACGGCCATCTTGCCGCTTTTATCCTACCTGCTCAGAATATTCTATTCAGGCTCTACAGAAATACGGGGTTATAAAAGGAAGCTGGAAATCTCTTGTGAGAATTTCTAAATGCCATCCCTTTCACCCTGGCGGTTACGATCCGGTATAA